The Bos javanicus breed banteng chromosome 21, ARS-OSU_banteng_1.0, whole genome shotgun sequence genome includes a region encoding these proteins:
- the MRPS11 gene encoding small ribosomal subunit protein uS11m isoform X2 translates to MQVVRNAGSWLLRSWAWPPTTRVVAGVPAPTIHMSAQQMQDAAAKEEVEKAETPAPAPSRSSFSIYPPIPGQESSLRWAGKKFEEIPIAHIKASYNNTQIHVVSAAHQPLARASCGTEGFRNAKKGTGIAAQTAGIAAAAFFPRSTNHLLLLARKLQGKA, encoded by the exons ATGCAGGTTGTAAGAAACGCTGGGTCCTGGCTCTTGCGGTCATGGGCTTGGCCGCCGACGACCAG GGTCGTGGCCGGAGTGCCGGCCCCCACCATCCACATGAGCGCCCAACAGATGCAAGACGCAGCGGCCAAGGAGGAGGTTGAGAAGGCGGAGACTCCGGCTCCAGCTCCGAGCCGCAGCAGCTTCAG CATTTACCCTCCAATTCCAGGACAGGAAAGCTCTCTGAGGTGGGCAGGAAAGAAATTCGAGGAGATCCCAATCGCACATATTAAAGCATCCTACAACAA CACACAGATCCACGTGGTCTCGGCCGCTCACCAGCCCCTTGCCCGCGCCTCCTGTGGCACAGAGGGGTTTCGGAATGCCAAGAAGGGCACGGGCATCGCAGCACAGACAGCAGGCATAGCTGCCGCGGCG TTCTTTCCCAGGAGCACTAACCACTTGCTGCTCCTCGCCAGAAAGCTACAGGGAAAGGCGTGA
- the MRPS11 gene encoding small ribosomal subunit protein uS11m isoform X1, which yields MQVVRNAGSWLLRSWAWPPTTRVVAGVPAPTIHMSAQQMQDAAAKEEVEKAETPAPAPSRSSFSIYPPIPGQESSLRWAGKKFEEIPIAHIKASYNNTQIHVVSAAHQPLARASCGTEGFRNAKKGTGIAAQTAGIAAAAKATGKGVTHIRVVVKGLGPGRLSAIKGLTMGGLEVISITDNTPIPHNGCRPRKARRL from the exons ATGCAGGTTGTAAGAAACGCTGGGTCCTGGCTCTTGCGGTCATGGGCTTGGCCGCCGACGACCAG GGTCGTGGCCGGAGTGCCGGCCCCCACCATCCACATGAGCGCCCAACAGATGCAAGACGCAGCGGCCAAGGAGGAGGTTGAGAAGGCGGAGACTCCGGCTCCAGCTCCGAGCCGCAGCAGCTTCAG CATTTACCCTCCAATTCCAGGACAGGAAAGCTCTCTGAGGTGGGCAGGAAAGAAATTCGAGGAGATCCCAATCGCACATATTAAAGCATCCTACAACAA CACACAGATCCACGTGGTCTCGGCCGCTCACCAGCCCCTTGCCCGCGCCTCCTGTGGCACAGAGGGGTTTCGGAATGCCAAGAAGGGCACGGGCATCGCAGCACAGACAGCAGGCATAGCTGCCGCGGCG AAAGCTACAGGGAAAGGCGTGACCCACATCCGAGTTGTGGTCAAAGGCCTGGGGCCCGGGCGCTTG TCTGCCATCAAGGGCCTGACCATGGGGGGCCTGGAAGTGATCTCAATCACAGACAACACCCCCATCCCACACAACGGCTGCCGCCCCAGGAAGGCGCGAAGGCTGTGA
- the MRPL46 gene encoding large ribosomal subunit protein mL46 isoform X1, producing the protein MAAPTRRTVLGLARCWRRFESPWSLGSRSLTLAAAPSNSASPWRLLGALCLQRPPLVSKQLTPMQEEMAALLQQMEIERSLYSDHELRALDEAEQLEKKKSDLYEEEDEKNILLVQDLEDMWEQKFLQFKPGARITDADVKNDRSSLHRKLDRNLILLVKDKLGDQDVWMLPQAEWQPGETLRQTAERTLATLSENNLEAKFLGNAPCGHYKFKFPQAVRAEGSLGAKIFFFKALLLTGDFSPAVEKGRHVWASKEELGDYLKPKYLAQVRRFLLHL; encoded by the exons ATGGCGGCGCCCACAAGGCGCACTGTGTTAGGGCTGGCAAGGTGCTGGCGGCGGTTCGAGAGCCCCTGGAGTCTGGGTTCTCGTAGCTTGACCCTTGCGGCTGCACCGTCGAATAGCGCATCTCCATGGCGCCTGTTGGGTGCGCTGTGCCTGCAGCGGCCACCGCTGGTCTCGAAGCAGTTGACCCCGATGCAGGAAGAGATGGCAGCCCTGCTACAGCAG ATGGAGATAGAGAGAAGCCTGTATTCAGACCATGAACTTCGTGCCTTGGATGAAGCTGagcaactggaaaagaaaaaaagtgacctTTATGAAGAAGAAGACGAGAAGAATATATTGCTGGTGCAGGACTTGGAAGACATGTGGGAGCAGAAATTCCTGCAGTTCAAACCTGGAGCTCGAATAACAG ACGCTGACGTAAAGAATGACCGAAGCTCACTGCACCGGAAGCTTGACAGGAACCTTATTCTACTGGTCAAAGACAAGCTTGGAGACCAAGATGTTTGGATGCTGCCCCAGGCCGAGTGGCAACCCGGGGAGACCCTCCGCCAAACAGCTGAACGAACCCTGGCCACACTCTCAG AAAACAACCTGGAAGCCAAGTTCCTGGGAAATGCGCCCTGCGGCCACTACAAGTTCAAGTTCCCCCAGGCAGTGCGGGCGGAGGGCAGCCTCGGGGCCAAGATCTTCTTCTTCAAAGCCCTGCTGCTAACCGGAGACTTTTCCCCGGCCGTGGAGAAGGGCCGTCACGTGTGGGCCAGCAAGGAGGAACTGGGTGACTATTTGAAGCCAAAATACCTGGCCCAGGTTAGGAGGTTTCTCTTGCACCTCTGA